The Nicotiana tabacum cultivar K326 chromosome 14, ASM71507v2, whole genome shotgun sequence genome contains a region encoding:
- the LOC107827312 gene encoding uncharacterized protein LOC107827312, whose protein sequence is MRLFFKWTANACLSRSSHQYPQVFRTFSALPNFAPDDKQNTNSFESTEDFERRIFGDSTGNRPSPNSFFRKLDRAEKSYDRSGPGSTFSTGNRSSFLDGLDESFDSLSDGMDGKLKEAATYFKFDPDEIDKDDYAYRADMTFWPGNTYDIKDLDLRKPGVRKPMKRDEFETTTEEVLRKADFRNVRFLANFITEAGIIIKRSKTKISAKAQRKIAREIKTARAFGLMPFTTMGTKQFVFGRTMENLDADYEYELYDPNFVETDTGREPL, encoded by the exons ATGAGGCTTTTCTTCAAATGGACTGCGAATGCTTGCTTATCTCGTTCCTCTCATCAGTATCCTCAAGTTTTCAGGACCTTTTCTGCACTTCCGAATTTTG CCCCTGATGATAAGCAAAACACCAACTCATTTGAGTCTACTGAAGACTTTGAAAGACGAATTTTTGGTGATAGTACCGGAAACAGGCCAAGTCCAAACTCATTTTTCAGAAAGCTTGATAGGGCTGAAAAGTCTTACGATAGATCTGGTCCAGGCTCCACATTCAGTACTGGAAACAGATCTAGTTTCCTCGATGGTCTGGATGAGAGTTTTGATTCATTATCAGATGGGATGGATGGTAAACTGAAGGAAGCAGCCACATATTTTAAGTTTGATCCTGATGAAATAGATAAGGATGATTATGCTTACAGAGCAGATATGACCTTTTGGCCCGGGAACACTTATGATATCAAG GATCTTGATCTTAGAAAACCAGGAGTTCGCAAGCCCATGAAAAGGGATGAATTTGAAACTACGACAGAGGAAGTTTTACGCAAAGCTGATTTCAGG AATGTGAGGTTCCTAGCTAACTTCATCACGGAGGCTGGAATTATTATCAAGAGGAGCAAG ACTAAAATTAGTGCTAAGGCTCAAAGAAAGATTGCCAGGGAGATCAAAACTGCCCGAGCTTTTGGTCTGATGCCTTTCACCACTATGGGAACAAAGCAGTTTGTATTTGGCAGAACAATGGAGAACCTTGATGCAGATTATGAATATGAGCTGTACGATCCCAATTTTGTCGAAACAGACACTGGTCGGGAGCCTCTTTAA
- the LOC107827313 gene encoding receptor-like kinase TMK4, with amino-acid sequence MAFHHHFLLLHLLLLLTSLTFTFSDDASVMSKLLTSLSPPPSGWSTSQPFCSWKNVNCDKFSTTVTSINLDSQSVSGSLPPELNQLSNLKTLSVQNNKLSGPLPSFSNMSNLADISLDNNQFTSVPQDFLLGVPNLLTLSISENGKLSPWQIPMYLTESTNLGSFYSSNASIIGVIPDFFDSFPNLLNLRLSYNNLTGSLPASFRGSEIRNLWLNNQLKGLSGTINVIENMTQLSQVWLHANSFTGSIPDLSNCESIFDLQLRDNQFTGVVPESVMTLPKLLNITLQNNKLQGPMPQFKDGVKVNLGTTNSFCKDSPGPCDPQVTALLDVASGFGYPVSLAESWKGNDACKDWSFISCDTTRKNVTVANLGKRGVSGTISPAFVKLTSLRNLFLNDNNLTGTIPESLTTLPDLQVLDVSNNNLSGPILLFPASVKFTHTGNLLLGKNISTGGGGSGSGGSGSNSGSPGENSSGGSKGPSVSTGMIAGVVIAAVVFVLVVLFVSYKCYMKRRHKRFGRVETPEKSNEMVKSSVPSVVGGSNGYTGVPSELQSQSSGDHSEIPVFEGGNVAISIQVLRQVTNNFSEENILGRGGFGVVYKGELHDGTKIAVKRMESGAMGTKGMNEFQAEIAVLTKVRHRHLVALLGSCVNGNERLLVYEYMPQGTLSQHLFEWKELGYKPLTWKERVTIALDVARGVEYLHSLAQQSFIHRDLKPSNILLGDDMRAKVADFGLVRNAPDGKYSVETRLAGTFGYLAPEYAATGRVTTKVDVYAFGVVLMEIITGRKALDETMPDERSHLVTWFRRVLINKDNLRKAIDPILDPDDETYESISKVAELAGHCTAREPFQRPDMGHAVNVLGPLVEQWKPIRNEDDDGYGIDLDMSLPQALQRWQADEGTSRMFDDFSISDTQSSIPSKPSGFADTFDSTDCR; translated from the exons ATGGCTTTCCACCACCACTTcctccttctccacctcctcctaCTGTTAACTTCCCTTACCTTCACTTTCTCAGATGATGCTTCTGTTATGTCAAAACTTCTTACATCTCTTTCTCCACCACCTTCTGGTTGGTCAACTTCTCAGCCTTTCTGTTCTTGGAAAAATGTCAACTGTGACAAATTTTCTACTACTGTAACTTCCATTAATCTTGATTCTCAATCAGTTTCTGGTTCTTTACCTCCTGAACTTAACcaactttccaatcttaaaaCACTTTCTGTTCAAAACAACAAACTTTCTGGTCCTTTACCTTCTTTTTCAAACATGTCAAACTTAGCTGACATTTCCTTGGACAATAACCAATTCACTTCTGTTCCTCAAGATTTCCTTTTGGGGGTTCCAAATTTATTAACTTTAAGTATTAGTGAAAATGGAAAGCTCTCTCCTTGGCAAATTCCTATGTACTTAACTGAAAGTACAAATTTGGGGTCTTTTTATTCTAGTAATGCTAGTATTATTGGTGTTATTCCTGATTTTTTTGATTCTTTTCCTAATTTACTGAACTTGAGGTTGTCTTATAATAATCTTACTGGTTCTTTGCCTGCTTCTTTTAGGGGTTCTGAAATTAGGAATCTTTGGTTGAATAATCAGCTTAAAGGGTTATCAGGTACTATTAATGTGATTGAAAATATGACACAATTGTCTCAAGTTTGGTTACATGCTAATTCTTTTACTGGTAGTATACCTGATTTGTCAAATTGTGAGAGTATATTTGATTTGCAATTAAGGGATAATCAGTTTACTGGTGTTGTTCCTGAGTCTGTTATGACTCTTCCCAAATTGTTAAATATTACTTTGCAGAATAATAAGTTGCAGGGTCCAATGCCTCAGTTTAAAGATGGGGTTAAGGTTAATCTTGGAACTACTAATAGTTTTTGTAAGGATAGTCCTGGACCTTGTGATCCACAGGTTACTGCTCTTCTTGATGTAGCTAGTGGTTTTGGATATCCGGTCTCGTTGGCCGAGTCTTGGAAAGGGAATGATGCTTGTAAAGATTGGAGTTTTATAAGTTGTGATACAACAAGGAAGAATGTGACTGTTGCTAACTTAGGTAAGCGGGGGGTTTCGGGTACTATTTCGCCTGCTTTTGTAAAATTGACTTCTTTGAGGAACTTGTTTTTGAATGACAATAATCTTACTGGTACAATTCCGGAGAGCTTGACAACTTTGCCTGATTTACAAGTTCTTGATGTGTCTAATAACAATTTGTCTGGACCTATACTTTTGTTTCCGGCTAGTGTGAAATTTACTCATACCGGTAACTTATTGCTTGGGAAGAATATAAGTACTGGTGGTGGGGGAAGTGGATCGGGAGGTTCCGGATCAAATTCTGGTAGTCCTGGTGAAAATTCGTCGGGAGGTTCAAAGGGGCCTTCAGTTTCAACTGGAATGATTGCCGGTGTGGTTATAGCCGCTGTTGTTTTCGTTTTGGTTGTGTTGTTTGTGTCTTACAAATGTTACATGAAGAGACGCCATAAGAGATTTGGAAGGGTTGAGACTCCGGAGAAAAGCAATGAAATGGTTAAGTCTAGTGTCCCTAGTGTTGTGGGCGGTTCAAATGGATATACCGGAGTCCCTAGTGAGTTACAGAGTCAGAGCAGCGGTGATCATAGCGAGATACCAGTTTTTGAAGGCGGAAATGTTGCCATTTCAATCCAGGTCCTTCGGCAAGTGACAAACAACTTCAGTGAAGAAAATATCTTGGGGAGAGGAGGGTTTGGAGTTGTTTATAAGGGCGAATTACACGACGGGACTAAGATCGCGGTGAAGAGGATGGAATCTGGGGCAATGGGTACCAAAGGCATGAATGAATTCCAAGCAGAAATTGCGGTCCTTACCAAAGTCAGGCATAGGCATTTGGTTGCTCTACTTGGTTCGTGTGTTAATGGAAATGAGAGGCTTTTGGTGTATGAGTATATGCCTCAAGGAACTTTGAGTCAGCATTTGTTTGAATGGAAAGAACTTGGCTACAAACCTCTTACTTGGAAAGAGAGGGTGACAATAGCGTTGGATGTGGCGAGAGGGGTTGAATACCTGCATAGCTTAGCTCAACAAAGTTTCATTCATAGAGATTTGAAACCCTCAAACATCCTTCTCGGAGATGACATGAGAGCCAAGGTTGCAGATTTTGGTTTGGTTAGGAATGCCCCTGATGGAAAATATTCTGTTGAGACACGATTGGCTGGAACTTTTGGCTATCTTGCACCTGAATATGCGG CTACTGGACGAGTCACAACCAAAGTAGACGTTTATGCCTTCGGGGTTGTTTTAATGGAAATTATTACCGGTAGAAAAGCATTAGACGAGACCATGCCAGATGAGAGGTCTCATTTGGTGACATGGTTCCGCAGAGTCCTTATCAACAAAGACAACTTACGAAAGGCTATTGACCCGATACTGGATCCTGATGATGAAACATATGAGAGCATTTCCAAGGTTGCTGAGTTGGCTGGCCATTGCACTGCTCGGGAACCTTTTCAGCGACCTGATATGGGACATGCTGTTAACGTCCTTGGTCCCCTTGTCGAGCAGTGGAAGCCTATAAGAAATGAAGATGACGACGGCTATGGTATTGACCTTGACATGAGTCTTCCTCAAGCCCTTCAAAGGTGGCAAGCTGATGAAGGAACTTCAAGAATGTTCGATGACTTCTCGATCAGTGACACACAGTCAAGCATACCCTCAAAACCTTCCGGATTTGCAGATACTTTCGATTCAACAGATTGCAGATAA